CGATTTCAGCCTGAGGACGCTCGGCCTCTCCGCACCGCCGGACCTCGTCACCCGGATCGCCGAAGCCTATGACGCGCTCGCGCTTTACCCGGAGGCGCGCACGGCGCTGGAGGGGCTCGCCTCCCACCGCCTCGCCATCTTCTCGAACGGCAGCCCAGCCATGCTGAAGCGGCTCGTCGCGCATGCCGGTATCGGCGAACTGCTGGAAACCGTGATCAGCGTCGACGAGATCGGCGTCTACAAGCCCGATCCGCGCGGCTACGCTCATGTCGAGAAGCGGCTCGGCCTGGCCCGCGAGGAGATCCTCTTCGTCTCATCCAACGGCTTCGACATCGCCGGCGCCAAGGCGCACGGCTTCCATGTCGCCCGCATAGAGCGTGTGTCGGCAGGCAGGCTGCGCAGCGAGCTCGAAGCCGCCGCCACGATCGACCCCGCGCTGATGTTCAAGGCGCTCAGGATGCAGC
Above is a genomic segment from Bosea sp. NBC_00550 containing:
- a CDS encoding haloacid dehalogenase type II is translated as MAIKALVFDAYGTLFDVQSVAGITDAAFPGHGATITQIWRLKQLEYTWLRALMGRYEDFWTVTRDSLDFSLRTLGLSAPPDLVTRIAEAYDALALYPEARTALEGLASHRLAIFSNGSPAMLKRLVAHAGIGELLETVISVDEIGVYKPDPRGYAHVEKRLGLAREEILFVSSNGFDIAGAKAHGFHVARIERVSAGRLRSELEAAATIDPALMFKALRMQPEQLGFQADATIAALTDLVSYVAGLRQA